From Cricetulus griseus strain 17A/GY chromosome 1 unlocalized genomic scaffold, alternate assembly CriGri-PICRH-1.0 chr1_0, whole genome shotgun sequence, a single genomic window includes:
- the LOC100770864 gene encoding small proline-rich protein 2E-like produces the protein MSYQQQQCKQPCQPPPVCLPPKCPEPCPPPKCPEPCPPPQCPEPCPPQPCQPTCPPVQICPPCQQKCPPKSK, from the coding sequence ATGTCTTACCAACAGCAGCAGTGCAAGCAGCCCTGCCAGCCTCCTCCTGTGTGTCTACCCCCAAAGTGCCCAGAGCCTTGTCCTCCTCCAAAGTGCCCAGAGCCTTGTCCTCCTCCTCAGTGTCCTGAGCCATGCCCCCCTCAGCCATGTCAGCCAACGTGCCCTCCTGTGCAAATTTGTCCACCATGCCAGCAGAAGTGTCCACCCAAGAGCAAGTGA